A genomic segment from Nicotiana sylvestris chromosome 1, ASM39365v2, whole genome shotgun sequence encodes:
- the LOC104249066 gene encoding protein FANTASTIC FOUR 4-like, protein MPHLFFFSNIFSIRILIYSIIDLFINFQTLIYIPSSFEAKAYYYMMSLCNKNVHPFLSLANSKHSGTLLDFSLPRRNIFTAASAGGSIDTQNPNNYLVSTAMTPPPATAEKKDPGGIGFLDDVGGSVDGLMSCTESLGFESSDERTVDDQIEDHDQDDLNSRKSYSTNMASYSNSKCWQRSNSEKKEKKFPPPLSSLNQDGKPNFFMRAVRKDGRLELTEVKISRPETLLASRQDGRLRLHLIRNEEEEETEEENDDFPLDDEEEVIETIQENNKEILDEEGEEKVGEWKFPVTSGGSGDGVRRCYGGHHHHGHNNHRHDLHVWRQHCVTTR, encoded by the coding sequence ATGCCTCATCTCTTCTTTTTCTCAAATATTTTTTCCATAAGAATTTTAATTTATTCTATTattgatttatttattaattttcaaacCCTTATATATATCCCATCTTCATTTGAAGCTAAGGCATATTATTATATGATGAGTTTATGCAACAAAAACGTTCACCCTTTCTTAAGTTTAGCAAACTCCAAACACAGCGGAACACTGTTAGACTTTTCCCTCCCTCGCCGAAATATATTCACCGCCGCTTCAGCCGGCGGTTCAATTGACACTCAAAATCCAAACAATTACCTTGTATCCACCGCCATGACACCGCCGCCCGCCACCGCCGAGAAAAAAGATCCCGGCGGAATTGGGTTCTTAGACGATGTTGGTGGAAGTGTTGATGGACTAATGTCTTGTACTGAGTCTCTAGGTTTCGAGAGCTCCGATGAGAGGACAGTGGATGATCAAATTGAGGATCATGACCAAGATGATTTGAATTCTAGGAAATCATATTCTACAAATATGGCTAGTTATTCTAATTCAAAGTGTTGGCAAAGAAGTAATTcggagaagaaagaaaagaagtttCCGCCGCCATTATCGTCGTTAAACCAAGACGGAAAGCCAAATTTCTTCATGCGTGCGGTGAGAAAAGATGGAAGGTTAGAGTTGACGGAGGTGAAAATTAGTCGGCCCGAAACTCTCCTTGCTTCCCGCCAAGATGGACGGCTGAGATTACATCTCATTcgtaatgaagaagaagaagaaacagaagaGGAAAACGACGATTTCCCCCTGGACGATGAAGAAGAGGTGATTGaaacaattcaagaaaataataaagAGATACTtgatgaagaaggagaagaaaaggTTGGAGAGTGGAAGTTTCCGGTGACAAGCGGTGGCAGTGGAGATGGTGTTCGAAGATGTTACGGTGGCCATCACCACCATGGTCATAACAACCACCGCCATGATTTACATGTGTGGAGGCAACACTGTGTCACAACTAGATAG
- the LOC138875404 gene encoding uncharacterized protein, giving the protein MIVLCGAITKQAIPPTKNGNQYVDLTINNKLARAMVDTGATHNFVTEAAAKRLELKLAPTKSCIKTVNAEVQNTRGVANGVGVKLGAWKGMTNFSVTAMDIIDIILGQEFFRHCHTLIDPYLQPLLVMEREGLHGTYSNYATRKDPSTTFSYAGCQGDKEGGVGVRGNHCKSRGRQEFSRDTVVLHRKVSLGKQSGMPEELPKHFLLMREVDHKIELETGAKPPAFSPYRMAPPELEELNKQLKKLLDAGHIRPSKSLFGVRVLF; this is encoded by the coding sequence ATGATCGTATTATGTGGTGCTATCACAAAGCAAGCTATCCCACCTACCAAAAATGGCAATCAGTACGTAGATCTCACCATCAATAACAAGCTCGCTCGTGCAATGGTAGATACGGGAGCAACTCATAATTTTGTGACTGAGGCTGCCGCAAAGAGACTAGAATTGAAGCTTGCTCCAACCAAATCTTGCATCAAGACCGTGAATGCCGAGGTACAAAATACTCGTGGGGTAGCTAATGGAGTTGGTGTAAAATTGGGAGCTtggaaaggtatgacaaactttagtgtaaccgctatggatatcattgacatcatactggggcaagagttctttagacattgtcatactttGATCGACCCCTACCTCCAACCTCTCTTGGTTATGGAGCGAGAAGGCTTGCATGGTACCTACAGTAACTATGCCACACGGAAAGATCCAAGCACAACTTTTAGCTATGCAGGTTGTCAAGGGGATAAAGAAGGGGGTGTCGGCGTTCGTGGCAACCATTGCAAGTCTAGAGGAAGACAAGAGTTTTCAAGAGACACTGTCGTCTTGCATAGAAAAGTTTCTTTAGGAAAACAAAGTGGCATGCCTGAGGAGTTGCCTAAGCACTTTCTGCTTATGCGAGaggtggatcacaagattgagttAGAGACAGGAGCTAAGCCACCCGCATTttccccatatcgtatggcaccgcccGAGCTAGAGGAGCTCAATAAACAATTGAAAAAGTTGCTAGATGCTGGTCACATTCGCCCATCAAAGTCACTTTTCGGTGTGCGAGTATTGTTCTAG